A segment of the Acidobacteriota bacterium genome:
AATGGGTGCGCGCCTGATTTCGGCCGAGGTGGGCGGGTTGAAATTCACCACACTCTACTGTCCCAACGGCAAGAGCGTGGCCCATGCCGATTTCCCTCGCAAGCTCACCTGGCTGGATTCTCTGGCCAATCATCTGGAGGAGCGATGGGATCCGTCTGAGCCCGCCGTTCTGTGCGGGGATTTCAATATCTGTCCCACCCCCCTGGATTCCTGGAATGAAGAGGAATTCAGCGGGAAAATTTTTCATACCAATGAAGAGAGGATCCGGTTTGGGCGGCTGCTGGAGTGGGGCTGGCTGGACACCTACCGCGAGCTGTTCCCCAGGGAGCAAGCATTCTCCTGGTGGGACTATCGGGCGGGGGCCTTCTACAAGAATCAGGGACTGCGGATCGACTTTCTGCTGGCGACTCCGGTGTTGAAAGAGAGGATCAGGTCGGCCGGCATAGACCGGGAATATCGAAAAAAGAAAGAGGGGCTGACCGCCTCGGACCATGCTCCGGTCCTGGTTGAGCTCGGCGCCTGACGGTGACACGATCAAGCCTATGAACAACCACCAACTTCACAACCGCTTGAAGGAAATCGCCACTCGCCTGCGGGTCCGTTCCCTGAGGGCGACGTCCGAAGCCGGCTCGGGGCACCCCACCTCCTGTCTGTCTGCCGCCGACCTGGCAGCAGCCCTTTTCTTTCATGTCATGCGGGTCGATTTCGAAAACCCGCTCAGCCTCGACAGCGACCGTTTCATTCTATCCAAGGGACACGCGGCTCCTCTCCTGTACGCCGCCTGGGTGGAGGCAGGTCTGATCGAAGCCGACCGGATTCTAACCCTGCGGCGATTCGGGAGCGACTTGGAGGGCCACCCCACGCCCCGGTCGAAGTGGGTGGATGTGGCCACCGGTTCACTGGGGCAGGGTCTATCGGCAGGTGTGGGGATGGCCTTGAGCGCCAAGTTCCTGGATCGGTCCGGGAGCCGGACCTTTGTGCTGATGGGGGATGGCGAGAGTGCCGAGGGGTCGGTCTGGGAAGCGGTGGCCATGGCTGCCCACTACCGCTTGGACAACCTGGTGACCATCGTCGATATCAACCGCCTGGGGCAGAGTCAGGCGACCATGCACGGTTGGGACGTGGAGGCCCATGCCCGGAAGTTCGCCGGATTCGGCTGGCATGCCGTCTCCATCGACGGACACGACATCGACCAGATCATTGGGGCCTTTGAAGAAGCGGACGGGGTGGAAGACCGCCCCACGGCCGTGCTGGCCCGGACCGAGAAGGGGCACGGAGTATCGCTGCTGGCAAACCGGGATGGATGGCACGGCAAGGCCCTGAAGAAGGGAGATCAGCTCGACGCGGCCCTGGAGGAGCTCCCGCTGAATTCGGCTCCCGAGCCCTTTCGCGGTTCCGGGGAAGCCGAAGTCGCCATTGGTCCTCAAGCCCGCCTGAGGGAACCCGATTTCAAGAGGGGCGATCTGGTAGCCACCCGGGAAGCTTATGGCAGCGCGCTGGTCAAGCTCGGAGAGTGTTACGACAACGTGGTGGCTCTGGACGGCGATACCAAGAACTCGACCTTCTCGGAGAAGTTCATGCAGGTCTTTCCCGATCGCTTCTTCGAATGCTTCATTGCCGAGCAGAACATGGTCGGCGCCGCTGTTGGCCTCTCCAAGAAGAACAAGATCCCCTTTGCCTCCACTTTTGCCGCTTTTTTCGGACGCGGCATGGATCACTTGCGAATGGGGGTCATTTCCCAGGCCAACATCAAGTGCGTCGGGTCTCACTGCGGCGTCTCCATCGGTGAGGACGGGCCTTCTCAGATGGGTCTGGAGGATCTGGCCATGTTCCGCTCCCTGCCCGGTTCGGTGGTCTTCTATCCTTGCGACGCCGTTTCGACCGAGCGGGTAGTGGCTCTGGCCGCCGAGCACCGCGGCCTGGTCTACATTCGTACCAGCCGGCCCAAGACGGCCGTCCTCTACGACAACCGGGAGGTCTTTCGCGTGGGTGGCAGCAAGCTGTTGCGGTCCTCCGAAGGGGACCGATTGTTGCTGGTGGCTGCCGGGGTGACCCTCCACGAATCGCTGAAAGCCCACGACCAGCTCCTGTCCGAGGGAATCCCGGTCGGGGTGATCGATGCCTACTGCGTCAAGCCGGTGGACGAGGCAGGCCTGGTCGAGGCGGCCACTGCCCGTGGGAGGACCGTGGTTGTGGTGGAAGAGCACTACAGCGAAGGGGGCCTGGGGGATGCCGTGCTGAACGCTGTGGCCAATCACGATATCAGCGTCCACAAGATGGCTGTTCGCGAGGTTCCCCGCTCAGGCAAACCCGGCGAGTTGCTGGAATACTACGGTCTCAGCGCCAATCGGATTGTGGCCAGGGTGAGAGAGCTGC
Coding sequences within it:
- a CDS encoding transketolase, whose amino-acid sequence is MNNHQLHNRLKEIATRLRVRSLRATSEAGSGHPTSCLSAADLAAALFFHVMRVDFENPLSLDSDRFILSKGHAAPLLYAAWVEAGLIEADRILTLRRFGSDLEGHPTPRSKWVDVATGSLGQGLSAGVGMALSAKFLDRSGSRTFVLMGDGESAEGSVWEAVAMAAHYRLDNLVTIVDINRLGQSQATMHGWDVEAHARKFAGFGWHAVSIDGHDIDQIIGAFEEADGVEDRPTAVLARTEKGHGVSLLANRDGWHGKALKKGDQLDAALEELPLNSAPEPFRGSGEAEVAIGPQARLREPDFKRGDLVATREAYGSALVKLGECYDNVVALDGDTKNSTFSEKFMQVFPDRFFECFIAEQNMVGAAVGLSKKNKIPFASTFAAFFGRGMDHLRMGVISQANIKCVGSHCGVSIGEDGPSQMGLEDLAMFRSLPGSVVFYPCDAVSTERVVALAAEHRGLVYIRTSRPKTAVLYDNREVFRVGGSKLLRSSEGDRLLLVAAGVTLHESLKAHDQLLSEGIPVGVIDAYCVKPVDEAGLVEAATARGRTVVVVEEHYSEGGLGDAVLNAVANHDISVHKMAVREVPRSGKPGELLEYYGLSANRIVARVRELLD
- a CDS encoding exodeoxyribonuclease III, translating into MKVATWNINGLRARFDFLLRWLEDRQPDLVGLQELKMAEERFPFEALKARGYHALVHGQKAWNGVAILSRQPPGVPEKGLPGEEAMGARLISAEVGGLKFTTLYCPNGKSVAHADFPRKLTWLDSLANHLEERWDPSEPAVLCGDFNICPTPLDSWNEEEFSGKIFHTNEERIRFGRLLEWGWLDTYRELFPREQAFSWWDYRAGAFYKNQGLRIDFLLATPVLKERIRSAGIDREYRKKKEGLTASDHAPVLVELGA